One window from the genome of Plasmodium relictum strain SGS1 genome assembly, chromosome: 12 encodes:
- the SF1 gene encoding splicing factor 1, putative, translating into MEDHLYFDAVEKLLENKNPNININGNIINEINENKDINNIVNNQYHNEKIENDENNYENSTREDETYILKNNSNKKYINEKKKKNKEEKIKVSDDNKKENEKKKMKKKMEEKTLQNISSESFKNNDNKIEDNIMINKLNEKNEVYEINSSSESNNESVVYIKKNIDKNIDVSIEKYDSLENRIHKLDERKSEIKEKIDKSQKKSKKNYKNSDDEDNKIMDPENSNLSNEEKREHTNKNEKWKYDKDLHQSSGSKGNEKMKDHKEEEKEEEEEEEEEEEEEEEEEEEEEDKNKKEKGEKKKKKRKKKSYSSDERSSSSQVYSDNDDSFSEERNKRKRKSKNGTYYEKKMVEEYSSSSEYSSSSHEDSHNKRKRSYSSSKSYFSDDDHYCRSRSSKRRKYNKHDKLKRRDRERERRREREREKEKEKIKRERIRERIRRERERERERLRREREREREREMEREKERMLREKKREERRLKEEMEEAKRDDLTVLVLNLSLKADERDIYEFFSEVAGKVRDIQCIKDQRSGKSKGVAYVEFYTQESVIKALAANGYMLKNKPIKIQSSQAEKNRAAKAAKHQPIDPNDIPLKLYIGGLLGPLSNISEQELKQLFNPFGEILDVEIHRDPYTGKSKGFGFIQFHKASEAIEAMTVMNGMEVAGREIKVGYAQDSKYLLACDNTQENLLQKHQMIKKVKNEDIELDNEKIDNDDDDGGGLIAGAGSKIALMQKLQRDNIIDNNIPNKYGPGPNALINKNSLAPINPLSNVTPNLVLSNMFSPNDNNIGSDPDFFNDIIEDVKEECKKYGTIVKIWLDTKNIDGKIYIKYSNQEESLKAFQFLNGRYFGGSLINAYFITNSIWDTTCL; encoded by the exons atgGAAGATCACTTATATTTTGATGCAGTAGAAAAACTtcttgaaaataaaaatcctaacataaatattaatggaaatattataaatgagataaatgaaaataaagatataaataatatagtaAATAATCAATATCacaatgaaaaaatagaaaatgatgaaaataactATGAAAATAGTACTCGCGAAGAtgaaacatatattttaaaaaataactctaataaaaaatacataaacgaaaaaaaaaaaaaaaataaggaagaaaaaataaaagttagTGATGATAAtaagaaagaaaatgaaaaaaaaaaaatgaaaaagaaaatggaaGAGAAAACATTGCAAAATATATCATCTGAATCATTTAAAAACAATGACAATAAAATAGAAGACAACATAatgataaataaattaaatgaaaaaaatgaggTATATGAAATTAATAGTTCTAGCGAATCCAATAACGAAAGTGtagtatatattaaaaaaaatattgataaaaatattgacGTAAGTATTGAAAAGTATGATTCTCTTGAAAATAGAATTCATAAGTTAGATGAAAGAAAAAGtgaaattaaagaaaaaattgataaatcacaaaaaaaatcaaaaaaaaattataagaacagtgatgatgaagataataaaataatggaTCCAGAAAATAGCAATTTatcaaatgaagaaaaaagagagcatactaataaaaatgaaaaatggaAATATGATAAAGATTTACATCAATCTTCAGGTTCAAAAGGgaatgaaaaaatgaaagatcATAAAGAAGAGGAAAAAGAGGAAGAGGAAGAGGAAGAGGAAGAGGAGGAGGAGGAGGAGGAGGAGGAGGAGGAAGaggaagataaaaataagaaagaaaaaggggaaaaaaaaaagaaaaaaagaaagaaaaaaagttacTCTAGTGATGAACGAAGTTCATCAAGTCAAGTATATAGTGACAATGATGATAGTTTTTCTGaagaaagaaataaaagaaaaagaaaaagcaaGAATGGTacatattatgaaaaaaaaatggtagAGGAGTACTCTTCTTCAAGCGAATATAGTTCAAGTAGTCATGAGGATAGTCataacaaaagaaaaagatcATACTCTAGTAGCAAAAGTTATTTTAGTGATGATGACCATTATTGTAGATCAAGGAGTAgcaaaagaagaaaatataataaacacgataaattaaaaaggaGAGACAGAGAAAGAGAAAGAAGAAGGGAaagagaaagagaaaaagagaaagaaaaaataaaaagagaaagaaTAAGAGAAAGAATAAGAAGAGAAAGGGAAAGGGAGAGAGAAAGGTTAAGAAGAGAAAGAGAAAGAGAGAGAGAAAGGGAAATggaaagagaaaaagaaagaatgttaagagaaaaaaaaagagaagaaagaagattaaaagaagaaatggaAGAAGCTAAAAGAGATGATTTAACTGTTTTAGTATTAAACTTAAGTTTAAAAGCAGATGAAAGagatatatatgaatttttttcagAAGTAGCGGGAAAAGTAAgagatattcaatgtataaaAGATCAAAGATCAGGAAAATCAAAAGGAGTAGCATATGTAGAATTTTACACTCAAGAATCTGTTATAAAAGCCTTAGCAGCCAATGGATATATGCTAAAAAATAAAccaataaaaatacaatCATCACAAGCAGAAAAAAATAGAGCAGCAAAAGCTGCAAAACATCAACCAATTGATCCAAATGATATtccattaaaattatatataggAGGTTTATTAGGGCCTCTAAGTAATATATCTGAGCAAGAATTAAAACAATTATTTAACCCGTTTGGAGAAATTTTAGATGTAGAAATTCATAGAGATCCTTACACAGGTAAGTCAAAAGGTTTTGGATTTATTCAATTTCACAAAGCCTCAGAAGCTATTGAAGCAATGACAGTTATGAATGGAATGGAAGTAGCAGGTAGAGAAATCAAAGTTGGCTATGCTCAAGATTCAAAATACCTTTTAGCTTGTGATAATACACAGGAAAATCTTTTACAAAAACAccaaatgataaaaaaagtaaaaaatgaaGACATTGAACtagataatgaaaaaatagataatgaTGACGATGATGGCGGGGGATTAATAGCAGGAGCTGGAAGTAAAATAGCTTTAATGCAAAAGTTACAAAGAGATAACATAATTGACAATAat aTACCTAATAAGTATGGCCCAGGACCAAATGcactaataaataaaaattcgtTAGCACCAATTAACCCATTAAGTAATGTTACACCTAATTTGGTGTTAAGTAATATGTTTTCAccaaatgataataatataggAAGTGATCctgatttttttaatgatataaTTGAAGATGTTAAAGAagaatgtaaaaaatatggAACCATTGTTAAAATATGGTTAGAcacaaaaaatattgatggaaagatttatattaaatattctaATCAAGAAGAGTCATTAAAAGcatttcaatttttaaatgGAAGATATTTTGGAGGTTCATTAATAAATGCTTACTTTATTACAAATAGTATATGGGATACAACTTGcctttaa